Proteins found in one Thermaerobacter subterraneus DSM 13965 genomic segment:
- a CDS encoding site-2 protease family protein gives MAVFVHPLLLVLVALAALLGLPGQLLLLLAVLATHELAHLVAARLCGLEIARLELLPYGAVADIRGPGRREPLVEAVVALAGPLNNLLLLALSIALHQAGWLVGPWVAPFQAANLAMALFNLLPALPLDGGRILLAFLKRTRGPRQAVMMLGRLGRSVALVLAAATFLAFYWQVLAPHLLAAALTIWIGTAREEQWVGVTALRGLWTKRGRLRRTGVLPVHRLVALETTSLRQVAEALRPGSYHEIVVVDTQQRPLGELDEGRLLRGILQLGLDAPVRDLLEWHA, from the coding sequence GTGGCCGTGTTCGTCCATCCGCTGCTGCTGGTCCTGGTGGCCCTGGCGGCTCTGCTGGGCTTGCCGGGCCAGTTGCTGTTGCTCCTGGCCGTCCTGGCCACCCACGAGCTGGCCCACCTGGTCGCGGCCCGGCTCTGCGGGCTGGAGATCGCGCGCCTCGAGCTTCTGCCTTACGGCGCCGTGGCCGACATCCGCGGGCCGGGCCGGCGGGAACCCCTGGTGGAAGCGGTGGTGGCCCTGGCCGGCCCGCTCAACAACCTGCTGCTTCTGGCTCTCAGCATCGCCCTCCACCAGGCAGGGTGGCTTGTGGGGCCGTGGGTCGCTCCTTTTCAGGCCGCCAACCTGGCCATGGCCCTGTTCAACCTGCTGCCGGCCCTGCCGCTGGACGGAGGCCGCATCCTCCTGGCCTTCCTCAAGCGTACCCGCGGGCCGCGCCAGGCGGTCATGATGCTGGGCCGGCTGGGCCGGTCCGTGGCCCTGGTCCTGGCGGCGGCCACCTTTCTCGCCTTCTACTGGCAGGTCCTGGCCCCTCACCTCCTGGCGGCGGCCCTGACCATCTGGATCGGCACGGCGCGGGAAGAGCAGTGGGTGGGCGTCACCGCCCTGCGGGGCTTGTGGACCAAGCGCGGCCGCCTGCGCCGCACAGGCGTGCTGCCCGTGCACCGCCTGGTGGCCCTGGAGACCACCAGCCTGCGCCAGGTGGCGGAGGCCCTGCGGCCGGGCAGCTACCACGAGATCGTGGTGGTCGACACCCAGCAGCGCCCCCTGGGGGAACTGGACGAGGGGCGCTTGCTGCGCGGCATCCTCCAGCTGGGGCTGGACGCGCCCGTGCGGGACCTGCTCGAATGGCAC